A genomic window from Herbiconiux aconitum includes:
- a CDS encoding PA14 domain-containing protein, translating into MPFVLSAITTIALIVGTGAPAWGAALEPVTSGSDEIVEPDPASLKSEASDPPVIDPVAVPSGDFSDEPDPNPLPAPEPATPLLVDRAPGDSETAVTDFDPDVAELVSRSEYDSTYRNADSTLTTVVSPEVQNVRVDGSWVPIETGVAASGPWSLFGIGGAAVERHPLAPTFAPTASDHDVLTLSRADHTIGFTLQDSADSPIRRDAVGGDDGRSHVQYDAVFPKTDLLYDVTKSSVKENLRLGAAPGSRGRVSWSWAVDADGLILHKTADGGVEFKDEGGAVVFLLPSPSMSDSSAVAGVRTSADAPVRTTVLRRGDAWTLTLSADRDWLNDPARVYPVLVDPTISTAANEFMRAYKSNGMTSNGMQVGNSNNGGFWRTVFHVNYEQFFGKQVIGAGLEVTDIYGDSSYDEYGVALSTATTFGYESVGQDLGGFSIGPSGGLSTDMRLQNKISEYVRTSYSGGFFTLVGDESPDVFTYKHVETQLVVNWKEYATPGRPGASSPANGAVNVSLVPKLSVQGATTDPSWQLHYRFRASTSSNPASDPNPAYDSDWVGSSEVTVPEAKLQPGMTYRWMYWVRDTTDGHLGDSTVRQSPVTWSFTTNTVPLTTLASAVPADNGIVVTTTPTLSVGTPAGITGRTMKYWFRIASGSDSKTGVIVSSGWQTGTTWTVPANFLQDGSSYTWTVLSQDQYSDSATPWVGRFRVNRRITDPGPAPTDSAGPVTVNLANGNAGLQFSSPVVSTAGGPLGMAFSYNSQKPSNTGLRGEYFDATEPASATPPFSFDGRAVAMVRIDPAINFNWALSSPTDAAPGAAKPLVPADRFLTRWTGIITLPEGKYTFGVTGDDGYRVWLDSTKVVDHWATGASTTWSTSTIDVPAGGRAYAFKFEYFEHGGPAGVVFKFKVGGGTETPVPAAWFTRAPEILPSGWGASNILAGVSGTYTKAETTEGGVKITDVYGTVHSYTKKSAGGYTPPSGEYGVVALDTTGAVTFTDDSGTLFAFNKDGSFASATSPGDVRKPTAPVVTYRPGSRLVDSVADPLSRVGTTPISYDRRVVYRYRGDSQCVVDAGFSPAPVGMLCQIEFPDSSVTKLQYDPNGYLVRIVNPGNEVVTFTYDSGGRMTQIRNALANDWLMADTSRTAGPANRTDITYDSVGRVSAVGLPTGDGVTEASRPGKKYTYASGTSYVDSTGLSVPPGTGSDAHAAKVTFNSILQATSSVTAEGLTAQTEWNSKDQALSSIDAQGLKTTTLYNAQDRMTERYGPAPASCFEADRRFITPCMVAFPVSRTIYDQGLQGLNVAYWDNESLFAQPKDFNLGLAGVSGGAFARDFGTASPISGVADPETWSLRGTGLIRFDQTGAYRFNVWADDAVRVYLDDVLVIDNWTYHGPAFVGDWKVFNATAGQTARIRIDYAENTGSANVQLNWWKPGAATWEVTPGSALTPDYGLETTSINYDTAPTGIAGISRTQVSSLMTSTAYANPWLGLATSSSIDPSGLNLTTQTVYESSGLYNRRIGKLSPADAGSPSPANGASYAYWPIDGTPTSANCGVSTSTRQYGMLKTATLSQASAETGVGLITVDYVYDTMGRVAGTKKTGDSAWSCVSYDARGRPTTKTSASLSAPIRTTKFGYASPTGDPLTTWVQDDLTTGSPTTGRITTVTNLLGQVLSKTDVWGTVTTTSYDILGRVTGTAVVAGGVTNTTTFTYSLDGRVETVSDNGKLIADPSYAGGLLATVAYPAADGTNAGNGTQLAAVARDEAGRDKALVWQFSGEPGSVGDSVIRSQAGRVIRATVADSTAGAIYTSTYSFDTAGRLTAASIPGHSLSYDYAGNGGCGSAARAGANGNRTRTSDTPTGGGGLQYSTSYCYDSSDRLTAAPETVVGAGSAPTSMIRPARSLAPTDIVYDSHGNMTKLGNQTFTYDSTDRHMSTTVLDAGVSSTVTYVRDVTGAIVARTETDGAAAPVTHRYSGSLVLSETNVIEQRTLSLPGGVTVSLPATGDAVWCYPNLHGDVTWTAGPSGVRTGVYLYDPFGQPIDLATMVIGSAAADESIPDTMPGSFDPGWVGSKGKGYEHLGSIATIEMGARMYSAMLGRFLAPDPVEGGNTGNYNYPNDPVNMFDLSGEMQDCGACSHGSYKGVTKGRAWVKVGTVHTNGGGTDTVGLDWSGPVKLTATNRSGAFTRFAVDGALGNVRESRQLILPAIIPGQNATGYSAQFDKSNALIDYSRCAHTNPPDPGCIGTILSWTNSPGSWSELPLNPDLGGQNLNQFPVDVDIFVWQAIGDPHGVQIKYY; encoded by the coding sequence TCTGAGGCATCCGACCCTCCCGTCATCGACCCTGTGGCGGTGCCGAGCGGTGATTTCAGCGACGAGCCAGACCCGAATCCGCTGCCTGCTCCCGAACCGGCGACGCCATTGCTGGTCGATCGTGCCCCGGGAGATTCGGAGACCGCCGTCACCGACTTCGACCCGGATGTCGCGGAGCTCGTCTCCCGCAGCGAGTACGACTCCACGTACCGAAACGCTGACAGCACGCTCACGACGGTGGTGTCGCCCGAGGTGCAGAACGTGAGGGTCGATGGGTCGTGGGTTCCGATCGAGACCGGGGTGGCCGCATCCGGCCCGTGGTCGCTGTTCGGCATCGGGGGAGCCGCGGTGGAGCGCCATCCGCTCGCGCCCACCTTCGCTCCGACTGCGAGCGATCACGATGTGCTGACTCTCAGCAGGGCCGATCACACCATCGGGTTCACGCTGCAGGATTCAGCGGACAGCCCGATCCGGCGTGACGCGGTCGGCGGAGACGACGGTAGGAGTCACGTGCAATACGACGCGGTCTTTCCGAAGACCGATTTGCTCTACGACGTCACCAAGTCGAGTGTGAAGGAGAACCTGCGGCTCGGGGCGGCGCCCGGAAGTCGCGGGAGGGTGTCGTGGTCGTGGGCGGTGGATGCCGACGGGCTGATCCTGCACAAGACCGCTGACGGCGGTGTCGAGTTCAAAGACGAAGGCGGCGCGGTCGTGTTTCTGCTGCCCTCGCCGAGCATGTCCGACTCGTCGGCTGTGGCTGGAGTGCGCACGAGTGCTGATGCGCCCGTGCGAACCACCGTGCTCCGCCGAGGTGACGCCTGGACGCTGACGTTGAGCGCCGATCGCGACTGGCTGAACGACCCGGCACGGGTGTATCCGGTGTTGGTCGATCCGACCATCTCGACGGCGGCGAATGAATTCATGCGCGCCTACAAGTCCAACGGGATGACCAGCAATGGCATGCAGGTCGGCAATTCGAACAATGGCGGGTTCTGGCGCACGGTCTTCCATGTGAATTACGAGCAGTTCTTCGGCAAGCAGGTCATCGGTGCCGGTCTCGAGGTCACGGACATCTATGGCGACAGTTCCTACGACGAGTACGGCGTCGCGCTGTCGACGGCGACGACCTTCGGCTACGAGAGCGTGGGGCAAGACCTCGGAGGGTTCTCGATCGGGCCCAGTGGAGGGCTGAGCACCGATATGAGGCTGCAGAACAAGATCTCCGAATACGTGCGCACGAGCTACTCGGGCGGGTTCTTCACCCTGGTCGGCGATGAAAGCCCCGATGTCTTCACCTACAAGCACGTCGAGACCCAGCTGGTGGTGAATTGGAAGGAGTATGCGACTCCGGGGCGACCGGGCGCGTCGAGTCCCGCGAACGGCGCAGTGAATGTGAGTCTGGTGCCGAAGCTGTCCGTGCAGGGTGCCACCACCGATCCGTCGTGGCAGCTGCACTACCGGTTCCGCGCGTCGACGTCGTCGAATCCTGCCTCCGACCCCAACCCGGCTTATGATTCTGACTGGGTGGGGTCGAGCGAGGTCACCGTGCCGGAAGCGAAGCTGCAGCCGGGCATGACGTATCGCTGGATGTACTGGGTGCGCGACACGACCGACGGTCATCTCGGCGACTCGACCGTGCGCCAGAGTCCCGTCACCTGGTCGTTCACGACGAACACGGTCCCGCTGACCACGCTCGCATCAGCCGTCCCTGCCGACAACGGGATCGTCGTAACGACGACACCCACACTGAGTGTCGGCACACCCGCCGGCATCACCGGGCGGACCATGAAGTACTGGTTCCGGATCGCGTCGGGCTCCGACTCCAAGACCGGTGTCATCGTCTCGTCGGGCTGGCAGACGGGGACGACGTGGACCGTTCCGGCGAATTTCTTGCAAGATGGCTCCTCCTACACGTGGACGGTGTTGTCGCAGGATCAGTACTCCGACTCGGCGACTCCATGGGTCGGGCGGTTCAGGGTGAACCGGCGGATCACTGACCCCGGTCCAGCACCCACTGATTCCGCGGGGCCCGTGACCGTCAATCTCGCGAACGGCAACGCCGGGCTGCAGTTTTCCTCACCGGTCGTGTCGACGGCCGGCGGGCCGCTGGGGATGGCGTTCTCCTACAACTCGCAGAAGCCCTCGAACACCGGACTTCGTGGCGAGTATTTCGACGCGACCGAGCCGGCCTCCGCGACTCCGCCGTTCTCGTTCGATGGTCGCGCGGTCGCGATGGTGCGGATCGACCCCGCGATCAACTTCAACTGGGCCCTCAGCTCACCGACCGATGCCGCTCCGGGGGCTGCGAAACCGTTGGTACCGGCCGACCGGTTCCTAACGCGCTGGACGGGAATCATCACGCTTCCTGAGGGCAAATACACGTTCGGGGTCACGGGCGACGACGGCTACCGGGTGTGGCTGGACTCAACGAAGGTCGTCGATCACTGGGCGACAGGCGCGTCGACCACCTGGTCGACGTCGACCATCGATGTTCCGGCAGGCGGGCGCGCCTATGCCTTCAAGTTCGAGTACTTCGAACACGGAGGCCCTGCAGGCGTCGTGTTCAAATTCAAGGTCGGCGGCGGTACCGAGACCCCGGTTCCCGCAGCCTGGTTCACCCGCGCACCCGAGATCCTCCCGTCCGGCTGGGGCGCCTCGAACATCCTGGCCGGCGTTTCCGGAACGTACACCAAGGCCGAGACCACCGAGGGGGGTGTCAAGATCACCGATGTCTACGGCACTGTGCACTCGTACACGAAGAAGAGCGCAGGCGGATACACACCACCGAGCGGCGAGTACGGCGTCGTGGCGCTGGACACGACTGGGGCGGTGACGTTCACCGACGATTCCGGAACGCTGTTCGCGTTCAACAAGGACGGTAGTTTCGCGTCGGCGACCTCCCCGGGAGATGTGCGGAAACCGACCGCTCCCGTCGTCACGTATCGCCCCGGGAGTCGGCTCGTCGACAGCGTCGCCGACCCCCTGTCGCGCGTCGGCACCACTCCGATCTCGTACGACCGGAGGGTCGTCTACCGCTACCGCGGTGACAGTCAGTGCGTCGTCGATGCCGGGTTCTCACCGGCACCGGTCGGGATGCTGTGTCAGATCGAGTTCCCGGACTCCAGCGTCACAAAGCTGCAGTACGACCCGAATGGCTATCTCGTGCGCATCGTCAACCCCGGAAACGAGGTCGTGACCTTCACGTACGACTCGGGAGGCCGGATGACGCAGATTCGCAACGCCCTGGCGAACGACTGGCTGATGGCCGACACAAGCCGAACCGCCGGCCCCGCAAACCGCACCGACATCACCTACGACTCGGTCGGGCGGGTGTCAGCGGTCGGGCTCCCCACGGGTGATGGCGTCACAGAGGCGTCCCGGCCGGGCAAGAAATACACTTACGCGAGCGGCACGAGCTACGTCGACTCGACAGGCCTCTCGGTGCCCCCGGGCACAGGAAGCGATGCTCACGCCGCGAAGGTCACGTTCAACTCGATCCTCCAGGCGACGTCATCGGTCACTGCGGAGGGGTTGACCGCCCAGACGGAATGGAACTCCAAAGACCAGGCTTTGTCGTCGATCGACGCGCAGGGCCTGAAGACGACGACCCTGTACAACGCTCAGGACAGGATGACCGAGCGATACGGTCCGGCACCGGCGAGCTGCTTCGAGGCCGATCGGCGATTCATCACGCCCTGCATGGTCGCCTTCCCTGTGTCTCGAACAATCTACGATCAGGGCTTGCAGGGACTGAATGTCGCCTACTGGGACAACGAGTCGCTGTTCGCTCAACCGAAAGACTTCAACCTGGGTCTCGCCGGAGTCTCCGGCGGCGCCTTCGCCCGGGACTTCGGAACCGCATCACCGATCTCGGGGGTGGCAGATCCAGAGACCTGGTCGCTGAGGGGGACCGGTCTGATCCGGTTCGATCAGACCGGCGCCTATCGATTCAACGTGTGGGCCGACGACGCGGTGCGGGTCTACCTCGACGATGTGCTCGTGATCGACAACTGGACCTACCACGGACCAGCGTTCGTCGGGGACTGGAAGGTCTTCAACGCGACCGCGGGCCAGACGGCGCGCATCCGCATCGACTACGCCGAGAACACCGGGTCGGCGAACGTGCAGCTGAACTGGTGGAAGCCCGGCGCCGCGACCTGGGAGGTGACGCCCGGTTCGGCGCTCACGCCTGATTACGGGCTCGAGACCACCTCCATCAACTACGACACCGCGCCGACGGGGATCGCCGGCATCTCGCGCACCCAGGTGTCGTCGCTCATGACCTCCACGGCGTACGCGAATCCCTGGCTCGGCCTTGCGACATCCTCGAGCATCGACCCCTCAGGCTTGAATCTCACGACCCAAACGGTCTATGAGAGCTCGGGTCTCTACAACCGCCGCATCGGCAAGCTGTCTCCGGCCGACGCGGGAAGCCCGAGCCCTGCGAACGGAGCGAGCTATGCCTACTGGCCGATCGATGGCACACCCACTTCGGCCAACTGTGGCGTGTCCACGTCGACGCGACAGTACGGGATGCTGAAGACAGCGACGTTGTCGCAGGCATCCGCCGAGACCGGCGTCGGCCTCATCACCGTCGACTACGTCTACGACACGATGGGCAGGGTCGCCGGCACCAAGAAGACAGGTGACAGCGCCTGGTCATGTGTGTCGTATGACGCGCGTGGGCGCCCGACGACGAAGACCTCGGCATCCCTGTCCGCACCCATACGCACGACGAAGTTCGGCTACGCATCGCCGACGGGTGACCCCTTGACGACGTGGGTGCAAGACGATCTCACCACCGGGTCCCCGACGACCGGGCGCATCACGACCGTGACGAACCTGCTCGGCCAGGTGCTGTCCAAGACGGATGTGTGGGGCACGGTGACCACCACGAGTTACGACATCCTCGGACGGGTGACGGGTACCGCCGTGGTTGCCGGCGGTGTGACGAACACGACGACGTTCACCTACTCACTCGACGGGCGAGTCGAAACGGTGTCCGACAACGGCAAACTCATCGCTGATCCCAGCTACGCCGGCGGCCTGCTGGCCACCGTCGCCTACCCGGCGGCCGATGGCACGAATGCCGGCAACGGCACCCAGCTCGCCGCTGTCGCCCGAGACGAGGCCGGCCGCGACAAGGCCCTCGTCTGGCAATTCAGCGGAGAACCAGGCTCGGTCGGAGACAGCGTCATCCGATCTCAGGCCGGCCGCGTTATCCGAGCCACGGTCGCTGACTCGACAGCGGGTGCGATCTACACCTCCACGTACTCGTTCGACACGGCGGGTCGCCTGACCGCAGCGTCGATCCCCGGGCACTCGCTCAGCTATGACTACGCGGGCAATGGCGGTTGCGGATCGGCCGCGCGCGCCGGGGCGAACGGCAACCGCACCAGGACGTCGGACACCCCGACAGGTGGCGGAGGGCTGCAGTACTCGACCTCGTATTGCTACGACAGCTCCGATCGACTCACCGCGGCCCCCGAAACCGTCGTGGGCGCGGGTTCCGCTCCAACGTCGATGATTCGACCAGCCCGCTCGCTGGCTCCGACCGACATCGTCTACGACTCGCACGGCAACATGACGAAGCTCGGCAATCAGACCTTCACCTACGACTCCACCGATCGGCACATGTCGACGACGGTTCTCGACGCCGGCGTCTCATCGACGGTCACCTACGTGCGTGACGTGACGGGCGCGATCGTCGCCCGCACGGAGACCGATGGTGCGGCGGCGCCGGTCACCCACCGCTACTCGGGATCGTTGGTGCTGTCGGAGACGAATGTCATCGAGCAGCGGACGCTGTCGTTGCCCGGCGGTGTCACGGTTTCACTCCCGGCGACGGGTGATGCCGTCTGGTGCTACCCGAATCTGCACGGAGATGTGACCTGGACGGCGGGCCCGTCCGGCGTCCGCACGGGCGTGTACCTTTACGACCCGTTCGGTCAGCCCATCGACCTTGCGACGATGGTCATCGGCAGTGCTGCAGCCGACGAGTCGATCCCTGACACGATGCCCGGCTCCTTCGACCCCGGTTGGGTCGGTTCAAAGGGCAAGGGATACGAGCACCTGGGCTCCATCGCGACGATCGAGATGGGCGCCCGAATGTACTCGGCCATGCTGGGTCGTTTCCTGGCTCCCGACCCTGTTGAGGGTGGCAACACCGGTAACTACAACTACCCAAACGACCCCGTCAACATGTTCGACCTCTCCGGCGAGATGCAAGACTGCGGCGCTTGCTCTCACGGCAGCTACAAGGGCGTCACTAAGGGAAGGGCTTGGGTGAAAGTTGGAACTGTTCATACGAACGGGGGTGGGACGGACACAGTCGGCCTTGACTGGAGCGGCCCTGTCAAGCTGACCGCAACCAATCGCTCTGGGGCCTTCACGAGGTTTGCGGTTGACGGGGCACTCGGAAACGTCCGGGAGTCGCGTCAGTTAATCCTGCCTGCGATCATTCCTGGGCAGAACGCCACGGGATACTCGGCGCAGTTCGACAAGTCGAATGCGCTGATCGACTACTCCAGGTGTGCGCACACGAACCCCCCGGATCCAGGCTGCATCGGAACCATACTGAGCTGGACCAATAGTCCGGGCAGCTGGTCCGAATTGCCTCTCAATCCTGACCTTGGTGGTCAAAATCTCAACCAATTTCCAGTAGATGTGGACATTTTCGTATGGCAGGCAATCGGCGATCCTCACGGCGTGCAGATCAAGTACTACTGA
- a CDS encoding winged helix-turn-helix transcriptional regulator: protein MTSSTPPPVWHHIDDAECRRFTSSVELVGKRWSSGILLAIAQGATRFSDIVASVSGLSDRLLAQRLKELERVGLVTRSVIATTPVQVRYALTPRGADLLQSLQPLVAWGQRWEGESAAADAPVKAAAPSAAPPAAAPAPSAPTPALG from the coding sequence GTGACTTCATCCACTCCACCCCCTGTCTGGCATCACATCGACGACGCCGAGTGCCGACGCTTCACCTCGTCTGTCGAACTCGTCGGCAAGCGGTGGAGCTCGGGCATCCTTCTCGCCATCGCGCAGGGCGCCACGCGCTTCAGCGACATCGTGGCGTCTGTCTCGGGGCTGTCGGATCGGCTGCTCGCCCAGAGGCTGAAGGAGCTCGAGCGGGTCGGCCTCGTGACCCGGTCGGTGATCGCCACGACGCCGGTGCAGGTGCGGTATGCCCTGACGCCGCGGGGCGCCGACCTCTTGCAGTCGTTGCAGCCGCTTGTTGCGTGGGGGCAGCGCTGGGAGGGCGAGTCCGCGGCGGCGGATGCGCCTGTCAAGGCTGCCGCTCCGTCGGCGGCGCCTCCGGCCGCTGCGCCGGCGCCGTCGGCTCCCACCCCCGCGCTGGGCTGA
- a CDS encoding LLM class flavin-dependent oxidoreductase, whose protein sequence is MAHYGHRLQFGTFITPVNSPPTAAIARAQLSERLGYDLVTFQDHPYQPSFLDTWTLMTWVAAQTERIHIAPNVLNLPLRPPAVTARAAASLDLLSGGRFDLGLGAGGFWDAIDAMGGRRLTPGQAVDALSEAIDVIRGIWNAGERAPLRIPGDYYHLDGAKRGPAPAHAVPIWVGAYKPRMLRLTGRKADGWLPSLAYLQPGDLRAGNAAIDQAATDAGRDPREIRRLLNIGGRFSGPANGGGAGGAAAPTAPLRDGGQLSGPSPQWVEQLLPLVVEEGIGTLILMGDDPATLQQFAEEVAPALREAVERELGVDSTVERTVRNSIALAKRREGIDYDAVPDSLTDTVIEPGDLDFPRVRSTYMRGGSPGLVFRVSTVEQVVDALAFARRHPDAPLAIRSGGHGISGRSTNDGGIVIDLSKLNEIEVLDEATRRVRIQPGARWMDVAAALAEHGWALSSGDYGGVGVGGLATAGGIGWLVREHGLTIDHLRAVEIVLADGRLVRASDDENSELFWAVRGAGANVGIVVSFEFEVDTVGDVGWAQLAFDASDTAGFLERWGSAVENAPRDLTSFLIMGGPRPGQPAIAQVLAVVDSDDPETIVDRLQPLADTAPLVDQSVQLLPYSAVMANAQGGDHDGRGEPTSRSGLIDHITPEFAQAATRMLETGAVYFFQIRSVGGAVADIDPDATAYAHRSANFSVVAFGSRRERLDEVWDELLVHFDGLYLSFETDLRPDRVTDAFPTATLARLRALKRRYDPDHVFRDNFSVAQVAEVS, encoded by the coding sequence ATGGCTCACTACGGTCACCGCCTGCAGTTCGGCACCTTCATCACTCCCGTCAACTCCCCACCCACCGCCGCAATCGCCCGCGCCCAGCTGAGCGAGCGCCTCGGCTACGACCTCGTGACCTTCCAAGACCACCCCTACCAGCCGTCGTTCCTCGACACCTGGACCCTGATGACCTGGGTCGCCGCCCAGACCGAACGAATCCACATAGCACCGAATGTGCTCAACCTTCCGCTCCGCCCACCGGCCGTCACTGCGCGCGCGGCCGCGAGCCTCGACCTGCTCTCCGGCGGCCGGTTCGACCTCGGTCTCGGCGCGGGCGGCTTCTGGGACGCCATCGATGCCATGGGCGGCCGCCGCCTCACCCCCGGTCAGGCCGTCGACGCTCTGAGCGAGGCGATCGACGTGATACGCGGCATCTGGAACGCGGGCGAACGCGCGCCCCTCCGCATCCCAGGCGACTACTACCACCTCGACGGCGCCAAGCGCGGCCCCGCGCCCGCCCACGCCGTGCCCATCTGGGTCGGCGCCTACAAGCCCCGGATGCTCCGCCTCACCGGTCGCAAAGCCGACGGCTGGCTGCCCTCCCTGGCCTACCTCCAGCCCGGAGACCTGCGCGCCGGCAACGCGGCCATTGATCAGGCGGCGACGGATGCCGGGCGAGACCCGCGCGAGATCCGTCGCCTTCTCAACATCGGCGGGCGGTTCTCCGGCCCGGCGAACGGCGGGGGAGCCGGCGGCGCGGCCGCCCCCACCGCCCCGCTCCGCGACGGCGGCCAGCTCTCCGGCCCGAGCCCCCAATGGGTCGAGCAGCTCCTCCCGCTGGTGGTGGAGGAGGGCATCGGCACCCTCATCCTGATGGGCGACGACCCCGCGACGCTGCAGCAGTTCGCCGAAGAGGTCGCACCGGCGTTGCGCGAGGCCGTCGAACGCGAACTCGGCGTCGACAGCACGGTCGAACGCACCGTGCGCAACTCGATCGCACTCGCCAAGCGACGCGAAGGCATCGACTACGACGCCGTGCCCGACTCGCTCACCGACACCGTGATCGAACCCGGCGACCTCGACTTCCCTCGCGTGCGTTCGACCTACATGCGCGGCGGATCGCCCGGCCTCGTTTTCCGGGTCAGCACGGTCGAGCAGGTCGTGGACGCGCTGGCCTTCGCCCGCCGGCATCCGGATGCGCCACTCGCCATCCGCAGCGGAGGCCACGGCATCAGCGGCCGCTCCACGAACGACGGCGGCATCGTGATCGACCTGTCGAAGTTGAACGAGATCGAGGTGCTCGACGAGGCGACCCGGCGCGTGCGCATCCAGCCCGGCGCCCGCTGGATGGACGTCGCCGCCGCACTCGCCGAGCATGGCTGGGCCCTCAGCTCCGGCGACTACGGGGGAGTGGGGGTCGGGGGCCTCGCGACGGCCGGCGGCATCGGCTGGCTGGTGCGCGAACACGGGCTGACCATCGACCACCTGCGCGCCGTTGAGATCGTGCTCGCTGACGGTCGGCTGGTGCGGGCGAGCGACGACGAGAACTCCGAGCTCTTCTGGGCGGTGCGTGGAGCCGGCGCCAACGTCGGCATCGTGGTCTCGTTCGAGTTCGAGGTCGACACGGTGGGCGACGTCGGCTGGGCCCAGCTCGCCTTCGACGCGAGCGACACCGCCGGGTTTCTCGAGCGTTGGGGCTCCGCCGTCGAGAACGCGCCGCGCGACCTCACCAGTTTTCTCATCATGGGCGGCCCGCGGCCGGGCCAGCCCGCCATCGCGCAGGTGCTCGCCGTGGTCGACTCCGACGACCCCGAGACGATCGTCGATCGCCTCCAGCCGCTCGCCGACACCGCCCCACTGGTCGACCAGTCGGTGCAGCTCCTTCCCTACTCCGCCGTGATGGCGAATGCGCAAGGCGGCGACCACGACGGGCGCGGCGAGCCGACATCGCGATCCGGCCTGATCGACCACATCACGCCTGAGTTCGCCCAGGCGGCGACCCGGATGCTCGAAACGGGCGCGGTCTACTTCTTCCAGATCCGCTCGGTGGGCGGAGCCGTCGCCGACATCGACCCCGATGCCACGGCCTATGCGCACCGCTCAGCGAACTTCTCCGTGGTGGCGTTCGGATCGCGCCGGGAGCGCCTCGACGAGGTGTGGGACGAGCTGCTCGTGCATTTCGACGGGCTCTATCTGAGCTTCGAAACGGACCTCCGCCCGGATCGGGTGACCGATGCCTTCCCGACCGCGACCCTCGCACGTCTTCGGGCGCTCAAGCGGCGCTACGATCCCGATCACGTGTTCCGCGACAACTTCTCGGTCGCGCAGGTGGCCGAGGTCTCGTGA
- a CDS encoding DUF6458 family protein produces the protein MSIGGGIALIVIGAILVFALNIQLEWIDLDLVGYILMGAGVLVLIIGIVLLLRRRQSISTTRTGVDPASGEQITRRTTESDDPLR, from the coding sequence ATGAGTATCGGAGGCGGTATCGCGCTGATCGTCATCGGCGCCATCCTGGTGTTCGCGCTGAACATCCAACTGGAGTGGATCGACCTCGACCTGGTCGGTTACATCCTCATGGGTGCGGGGGTGCTGGTGCTGATCATCGGCATCGTCCTGCTGCTGCGGAGGCGGCAATCGATCTCGACCACGCGCACGGGCGTCGATCCGGCCAGCGGCGAGCAGATCACGCGCCGTACCACGGAGAGCGACGACCCGCTGCGCTGA
- a CDS encoding LLM class flavin-dependent oxidoreductase, translating into MRYGIVILPQDPWPESRRKWVLAEELGFDHAWTYDHLSWRSLADEPWCATIPLLTAAATATTRIRLGTFVASPNFRHPVPLAKDLATLDDISGGRFTFGVGSGGTGFDAFVLGQEQLTARQRHERFAEFVEMLDELLRFESAGSGGISASGDWYTAHEARMVGAPAQVPRMPFMLAANGPKGLALVARFGQSWVTTGAEGATGEDWWRSVAELSHRLDDAAEAAGRDPLSIDRVLSLDNPEVYSLSSVAAFDDRVGRAAELGFTDVISHWPRRDGLYAGSEEVLEEVAARIRSA; encoded by the coding sequence ATGCGCTACGGAATCGTCATCCTCCCCCAAGACCCCTGGCCCGAATCGCGCCGCAAGTGGGTGCTGGCCGAGGAGCTCGGCTTCGATCACGCTTGGACGTACGACCACCTCTCCTGGCGCTCGCTCGCCGATGAGCCGTGGTGCGCCACCATCCCGCTGCTCACGGCTGCCGCCACCGCGACGACGCGCATCCGGCTCGGCACCTTCGTGGCCTCGCCGAACTTCCGGCATCCGGTTCCGCTCGCCAAAGACCTGGCCACTCTCGACGACATCTCGGGCGGCCGATTCACCTTCGGCGTCGGATCGGGTGGCACCGGATTCGACGCGTTCGTGCTCGGTCAAGAGCAGCTGACCGCGCGGCAGCGCCACGAACGCTTCGCCGAGTTCGTGGAGATGCTCGACGAACTGTTGCGTTTCGAGAGCGCAGGGTCGGGCGGGATCTCGGCGTCCGGAGACTGGTACACCGCGCATGAAGCCCGCATGGTGGGAGCGCCGGCGCAGGTGCCGCGGATGCCGTTCATGCTGGCCGCGAACGGACCGAAGGGGCTCGCACTCGTGGCGCGTTTCGGACAGAGCTGGGTGACGACGGGTGCCGAAGGCGCGACCGGCGAGGACTGGTGGCGGTCGGTGGCCGAGCTGTCGCACCGGCTCGACGATGCGGCCGAGGCCGCCGGGCGCGATCCGCTCTCGATCGATCGTGTGCTCTCCCTCGACAACCCGGAGGTGTACTCGCTGTCGAGTGTCGCCGCCTTCGACGACAGGGTCGGGCGGGCCGCCGAGCTGGGATTCACCGACGTGATCAGCCACTGGCCTCGGCGCGACGGCCTTTACGCTGGTTCGGAAGAGGTTCTCGAGGAGGTCGCGGCACGCATCCGTTCGGCCTGA